The Caballeronia sp. SL2Y3 genome includes a window with the following:
- a CDS encoding SCP2 domain-containing protein codes for MTNAHEPSRSLVDPAVKTASGAFAAVVNHLLAREPWARERLQPYAGKSVRLSCAPFVIALVAQADGLFVATSEAQAGHFDVSIAVPFDALPAFLQGGQAAVMKHVRIEGDAEFAQTLAKLAEHLRWDPEEDLSRVIGDAPAHRIGMIARTMQTQAQRTGRNLLDSVAEYLLDERPQLVRKSALDAFNAELSQARDALARVEKRIERIEQRESARGASARTGGESGRDSRK; via the coding sequence ATGACGAACGCACACGAACCTTCCCGCTCCCTTGTAGATCCTGCCGTCAAGACCGCGTCCGGTGCGTTCGCGGCTGTCGTGAATCATCTTCTCGCCCGCGAGCCGTGGGCGCGCGAGCGCCTCCAGCCGTACGCCGGCAAGTCCGTCCGGCTCTCGTGCGCGCCGTTCGTGATCGCGCTCGTCGCGCAGGCGGACGGGCTTTTCGTCGCGACGAGCGAGGCGCAAGCCGGCCATTTCGACGTCAGCATCGCCGTTCCGTTCGATGCGCTTCCCGCGTTCCTGCAAGGCGGTCAGGCGGCGGTGATGAAGCACGTGCGCATAGAAGGCGATGCCGAGTTCGCGCAGACGCTTGCCAAGCTCGCGGAGCACCTGCGCTGGGACCCGGAGGAAGACTTGTCCCGCGTGATCGGCGATGCGCCCGCGCATCGCATCGGCATGATCGCGAGGACGATGCAGACGCAGGCGCAGCGCACGGGCCGCAATCTTCTTGACTCCGTGGCCGAGTATTTGCTGGATGAGCGCCCGCAACTCGTGCGCAAGAGCGCGCTGGATGCGTTCAACGCCGAGTTGTCGCAGGCGCGCGACGCGCTCGCGCGTGTGGAAAAGCGCATCGAGCGGATCGAACAACGAGAGTCGGCGCGCGGCGCTTCAGCGCGGACCGGCGGCGAGTCCGGGCGCGACTCCCGCAAATAA
- the ubiB gene encoding ubiquinone biosynthesis regulatory protein kinase UbiB, which yields MRFLRFLKIFFTIVRFGLDELVMSGINDRRVRYLMRVTTFGRRFDVERGIRLRLALESLGPIFVKFGQVLSTRRDLLPVDIANELAKLQDRVPPFDSNVAVSIIEKALGAPIDALFDDFERVPVASASIAQVHFAKIRHGEHAGKPVAVKVLRPGMLPVIDSDLALLRDIAIWAERLWPDGRRLKPREVVAEFDKYLHDELDLMREAANGSQLRRNFQGLDLLLVPEMYWDLSAPTVLVMERMVGVPISQVETLRAAGVDIPKLAREGVEIFFTQVFRDGFFHADMHPGNIQVSLDPATFGRYIALDFGIVGALSDFDKNYLAQNFLAFFKRDYHRVATLHLESGWVPPSTRVEELESAIRAVCEPYFDRALKDISLGQVLMRLFSTSRRFNVEIQPQLVLLQKTMLNVEGLGRSLDPELDLWKTAKPYLERWMNEQIGWRGWYERLQMEAPQWSKTIPQLPRLIHHLLAERHDAPRGNNDETMRQLLAEQKRTNRLLTTLLVVGLGVIAGAGVVIAQFWMGHP from the coding sequence ATGCGTTTTCTGCGTTTCCTCAAGATTTTCTTCACGATTGTCCGCTTCGGCCTGGACGAACTGGTCATGAGCGGCATCAACGACCGCCGCGTGCGCTACCTCATGCGCGTGACGACGTTCGGCCGCCGCTTCGATGTCGAGCGCGGCATCCGGTTGCGCCTCGCGCTGGAAAGCCTCGGACCGATCTTCGTCAAATTCGGTCAAGTGTTGTCGACGCGGCGCGATCTGTTGCCCGTCGATATCGCCAACGAACTCGCGAAGTTGCAGGATCGCGTGCCGCCGTTCGATTCGAACGTCGCGGTTTCGATCATCGAGAAGGCGCTCGGCGCGCCGATCGACGCACTCTTCGACGACTTCGAGCGCGTGCCGGTGGCGAGCGCGTCGATCGCGCAGGTGCATTTCGCGAAGATCCGGCATGGCGAGCACGCCGGCAAACCTGTCGCCGTGAAGGTGTTGCGGCCGGGCATGTTGCCCGTGATCGATTCGGACCTCGCGCTTCTGCGCGATATCGCGATCTGGGCCGAGCGTCTGTGGCCGGACGGCAGGCGGCTGAAGCCGCGTGAAGTCGTCGCGGAATTCGACAAATATCTGCACGACGAACTCGACCTCATGCGCGAGGCCGCCAACGGCAGCCAGTTGCGCCGCAATTTCCAGGGCCTCGATCTGCTGCTCGTGCCGGAGATGTACTGGGATTTGTCCGCGCCCACGGTGCTCGTGATGGAGCGCATGGTCGGAGTGCCGATCTCGCAAGTCGAAACGCTGCGCGCGGCCGGTGTCGATATTCCGAAGCTCGCGCGCGAAGGCGTCGAGATTTTCTTCACGCAGGTGTTCCGCGACGGCTTCTTTCACGCGGACATGCACCCCGGCAACATTCAGGTGAGCCTCGATCCGGCGACCTTCGGCCGCTACATTGCGCTCGACTTCGGGATCGTCGGGGCGCTCTCGGACTTCGATAAGAACTACCTTGCGCAGAACTTCCTCGCGTTCTTCAAGCGCGATTACCACCGCGTGGCGACGCTGCATCTCGAATCCGGCTGGGTGCCGCCGAGCACGCGCGTCGAGGAACTGGAGAGCGCGATTCGCGCCGTGTGCGAGCCCTATTTCGACCGTGCGCTCAAGGACATTTCGCTCGGACAGGTGTTGATGCGGCTCTTTTCGACCTCGCGCCGCTTCAACGTCGAGATTCAGCCGCAACTCGTGCTGCTGCAAAAGACGATGCTGAACGTGGAAGGGCTGGGCCGATCGCTCGATCCGGAACTCGACTTGTGGAAGACCGCGAAGCCCTACCTCGAACGCTGGATGAACGAGCAGATCGGCTGGCGCGGCTGGTACGAACGTCTGCAAATGGAAGCGCCGCAGTGGAGCAAGACCATTCCGCAACTGCCGCGGCTGATTCATCACTTGCTCGCGGAACGGCACGACGCGCCGCGCGGGAATAACGACGAAACCATGCGCCAATTGCTCGCGGAGCAAAAGCGCACGAACCGGCTGCTGACGACATTGCTCGTCGTCGGGCTGGGCGTCATTGCGGGCGCGGGCGTGGTCATCGCGCAATTCTGGATGGGCCATCCTTGA
- a CDS encoding methyltransferase domain-containing protein: MSNSSSAEVPSFENRDPNSPGFWDERFDRRFMPWDQAGVPDAFRTFVSALAAPEATRVLIPGCGNAYEAAYLAERGMTVRAIDFSPSAVAAARAQLGAHAGVVEEADFFAYEPPFAPDWIYERAFLCALPKDRWTDYAKRMAAIARPGARLAGFFFIGATPKGPPFGIERNELDALLTPHFELIDDHEVSGSIPVFAGRERWLTWRRA; encoded by the coding sequence ATGAGCAATTCGAGCAGCGCGGAGGTTCCGTCCTTCGAGAACCGCGACCCGAATTCGCCCGGTTTCTGGGACGAACGGTTCGATCGCCGCTTCATGCCGTGGGATCAGGCAGGCGTGCCCGATGCGTTCCGCACGTTCGTGTCCGCGTTGGCCGCGCCCGAAGCCACGCGCGTGCTGATTCCCGGCTGCGGCAACGCTTACGAGGCCGCGTATCTCGCCGAGCGAGGCATGACCGTGCGCGCCATCGATTTCTCGCCGAGCGCGGTCGCGGCGGCGCGCGCTCAGTTGGGCGCGCACGCGGGCGTCGTCGAAGAGGCCGATTTCTTCGCCTATGAGCCGCCGTTCGCGCCCGACTGGATCTACGAGCGCGCCTTTCTGTGCGCGCTGCCGAAAGACCGCTGGACCGATTACGCAAAGCGCATGGCGGCGATCGCGCGCCCCGGCGCGCGGCTCGCGGGCTTCTTTTTCATCGGCGCGACGCCGAAAGGACCGCCGTTCGGCATCGAGCGCAATGAACTCGACGCGCTGCTCACTCCCCACTTCGAATTGATCGACGATCACGAAGTCAGCGGCTCGATACCGGTCTTTGCCGGCCGTGAACGCTGGCTGACGTGGCGGCGCGCTTGA
- a CDS encoding FmdB family zinc ribbon protein, with translation MPIYAYRCASCGHEKDVLQKLSDAPLTQCPACGQDAFSKQVTAAGFQLKGSGWYVTDFRGSSNGSAAPKSGDSAGNSNSGDSAKAGSASTSDAPAPASAATAASGSTPAAPATPSGAA, from the coding sequence ATGCCGATTTACGCATACCGCTGCGCATCCTGCGGCCACGAAAAAGACGTGCTTCAGAAGTTGAGCGACGCACCGCTCACGCAATGTCCCGCCTGCGGACAGGACGCGTTTTCCAAGCAAGTGACCGCGGCAGGGTTCCAGTTGAAAGGCTCCGGCTGGTATGTCACCGATTTCCGCGGCAGCAGCAACGGTTCTGCTGCGCCGAAGTCCGGCGACAGCGCGGGCAATTCGAATTCCGGCGATAGCGCGAAAGCGGGCAGTGCGTCAACGTCGGATGCGCCGGCTCCCGCGAGCGCAGCGACCGCTGCAAGCGGTTCGACGCCCGCAGCGCCCGCGACGCCTTCGGGCGCAGCCTAA
- a CDS encoding DUF502 domain-containing protein gives MTTKKTTLKTVFLTGLLVLVPLAITLWVLGLVIGTMDQTLLLLPAAWQPERVFGFHLPGLGALLTLAFIFVVGLFTQNFVGQKLVGWWDAILRHIPVVGPLYTSVKQVSDTLLSSSGNAFRKALLVEYPRKGSYTIGFLTGIPGGDVLNHLKEDHVSVYVPTTPNPTSGFFLMMPKSEVVELDMTVDAALKYIVSMGVVAPAPSAPLSVAPARRPTEPPM, from the coding sequence GTGACCACGAAAAAGACTACGCTGAAAACCGTGTTCCTCACCGGCCTCCTGGTGCTGGTGCCGCTCGCCATCACGCTGTGGGTGCTCGGCCTCGTGATCGGGACCATGGATCAGACGCTGCTCCTTTTGCCGGCCGCGTGGCAGCCGGAGCGTGTCTTCGGGTTCCATCTGCCGGGACTCGGCGCGCTGCTCACGCTCGCCTTCATCTTCGTCGTCGGCCTCTTTACGCAGAACTTCGTCGGGCAGAAACTCGTCGGCTGGTGGGACGCCATTCTTCGCCACATTCCGGTCGTCGGCCCGCTCTACACGAGCGTGAAACAGGTTTCGGACACGCTGCTCTCGTCGAGCGGCAATGCATTTCGCAAAGCGCTGCTGGTCGAATATCCGCGCAAGGGCTCGTACACCATCGGGTTTTTGACCGGCATTCCCGGCGGCGACGTGCTCAATCATCTGAAGGAAGATCACGTGAGCGTCTACGTGCCTACCACGCCGAACCCCACGTCCGGCTTCTTCCTGATGATGCCGAAAAGCGAGGTCGTCGAACTGGATATGACCGTCGACGCCGCACTGAAGTACATCGTCTCGATGGGCGTGGTCGCCCCCGCGCCGAGCGCGCCGCTGTCGGTCGCGCCCGCCCGCCGCCCCACCGAGCCGCCGATGTAA
- the aspS gene encoding aspartate--tRNA ligase: MSMRSEYCGLVTEALLGQTVSLCGWVHRRRDHGGVIFIDLRDREGLVQVVCDPDRAEMFKVAEGVRNEFCVQVKGVVRNRPEGTVNANLTSGKIEVLCHELNVLNASVTPPFQLDDDNLSETTRLTHRVLDLRRPQMQKNLRLRYRVAIEVRKYLDAQGFIDIETPMLTKSTPEGARDYLVPSRVNAGQFFALPQSPQLFKQLLMVANFDRYYQITKCFRDEDLRADRQPEFTQIDCETSFLNEQEIRDLFENMIRHVFKETMDVALPEKFPVMLYSEAMRRFGSDKPDLRVKLEFADLTDAVRDVDFKVFSMPANSKDGRVAALRVPKGGELSRGDIDGYTEFVRIYGAKGLAWIKVNDKTKGRDGLQSPIVKNLHDAALAAIMERTGAEDGDIIFFAADRTKVVNDSLGALRLKIGHSEFGKATGLLESGWKPLWVIDFPMFEYDEEENRYVAAHHPFTSPKDEHLEYLETDPGRCLAKAYDMVLNGWEIGGGSVRIFQEDVQSKVFRALKIGAEEARLKFGFLLDALQYGAPPHGGIAFGLDRIVTLMSGADSIRDVIAFPKTQRAQDLLTQAPSEVDERQLRELHIRLRQPEQKTQ; this comes from the coding sequence ATGTCGATGCGATCTGAATACTGCGGTCTGGTGACCGAAGCCCTGCTGGGCCAAACCGTCTCGCTGTGCGGCTGGGTGCATCGCCGCCGCGACCACGGGGGCGTTATCTTCATCGACTTGCGCGATCGCGAAGGGCTCGTCCAGGTCGTCTGCGATCCGGATCGGGCCGAGATGTTCAAGGTGGCCGAAGGCGTGCGCAACGAGTTCTGCGTGCAGGTGAAGGGCGTCGTGCGCAACCGTCCGGAAGGTACGGTCAACGCCAATCTGACGAGCGGCAAGATCGAAGTGCTGTGTCATGAACTGAACGTGCTGAACGCGTCGGTGACGCCGCCGTTCCAGCTCGACGACGACAACCTGTCGGAGACCACGCGTCTCACGCATCGCGTGCTGGACCTGCGCCGTCCGCAGATGCAGAAGAACCTGCGCCTGCGCTATCGCGTGGCGATCGAAGTGCGCAAGTATCTGGACGCGCAAGGCTTCATCGACATCGAAACGCCGATGCTGACCAAGAGCACGCCGGAAGGCGCCCGAGACTATCTCGTGCCGTCGCGCGTGAACGCGGGACAGTTCTTCGCGCTGCCGCAATCGCCGCAATTGTTCAAGCAATTGCTGATGGTCGCGAACTTCGACCGCTACTACCAGATCACCAAGTGCTTCCGCGACGAAGACCTGCGCGCGGACCGTCAGCCGGAATTCACGCAGATCGACTGCGAAACGTCGTTCCTGAACGAGCAGGAAATCCGCGATCTGTTCGAAAACATGATCCGCCACGTCTTCAAGGAGACGATGGACGTCGCGCTGCCGGAGAAATTTCCGGTCATGTTGTACTCGGAAGCGATGCGCCGTTTCGGCTCGGACAAGCCGGACCTGCGCGTGAAGCTCGAATTCGCCGATCTGACCGACGCGGTCAGGGACGTCGATTTCAAGGTGTTCAGCATGCCGGCCAATTCGAAGGACGGCCGCGTCGCTGCCTTGCGCGTGCCGAAGGGCGGCGAACTGTCGCGCGGCGATATCGACGGTTACACGGAATTCGTGCGCATTTACGGCGCGAAGGGCCTCGCGTGGATCAAGGTCAACGACAAGACCAAGGGCCGCGACGGTCTGCAAAGCCCGATCGTCAAGAATCTGCATGACGCGGCGCTCGCCGCCATCATGGAGCGCACGGGCGCGGAAGACGGCGACATCATCTTCTTCGCGGCGGACCGCACGAAGGTCGTGAACGACAGCCTGGGCGCGCTGCGCCTGAAAATCGGCCATTCGGAATTCGGCAAGGCGACCGGCCTGCTCGAATCCGGCTGGAAGCCGCTGTGGGTGATCGACTTCCCGATGTTCGAATACGACGAGGAAGAAAACCGCTACGTGGCCGCGCACCATCCGTTCACGAGCCCGAAGGACGAGCACCTCGAATATCTCGAAACCGATCCGGGCCGCTGTCTCGCGAAGGCGTACGACATGGTGCTGAACGGCTGGGAAATCGGCGGCGGTTCGGTGCGAATCTTCCAGGAAGACGTACAGAGCAAGGTGTTCCGCGCGCTGAAGATCGGCGCGGAAGAAGCGCGTCTGAAGTTCGGCTTCCTGCTCGACGCGCTGCAATACGGCGCGCCGCCGCACGGCGGTATCGCGTTCGGTCTGGACCGCATCGTGACGTTGATGTCCGGCGCCGATTCGATCCGCGACGTGATCGCGTTCCCGAAGACGCAGCGCGCGCAGGACCTGCTCACGCAAGCGCCGAGCGAAGTGGACGAGCGCCAGTTGCGCGAGTTGCACATCCGTCTGCGGCAACCCGAACAAAAGACGCAATAA
- the nudB gene encoding dihydroneopterin triphosphate diphosphatase translates to MQKPPKIPESVLVVIHTPDLDVLIIERADHPGFWQSVTGSKDRIDEPLEETAAREVQEETGIIVGSPLVPHSALLNWHHSIQYDIYPQWRHRYAEGITRNTEHQFSLCVPHCLEVTLAPREHTSHLWLPLREAADRCFSWSNREAILQLPERLAAHSR, encoded by the coding sequence ATGCAGAAGCCACCGAAAATCCCCGAATCCGTGCTGGTCGTGATTCATACGCCCGACCTCGACGTGCTCATCATCGAGCGGGCGGATCATCCGGGCTTCTGGCAATCGGTGACGGGCTCGAAAGACCGCATCGACGAGCCGCTCGAAGAGACCGCCGCGCGCGAAGTGCAGGAGGAAACGGGGATCATCGTCGGCAGTCCGCTCGTGCCGCATAGCGCGCTGCTGAACTGGCATCACAGCATTCAGTACGACATCTATCCGCAGTGGCGGCACCGTTACGCCGAAGGCATCACGCGCAACACGGAACATCAGTTCAGTCTCTGCGTGCCGCATTGTCTGGAAGTGACGCTCGCGCCGCGCGAACACACGTCGCATCTGTGGCTGCCCTTGCGCGAAGCCGCCGACCGCTGCTTCTCGTGGTCCAACCGCGAAGCCATTCTTCAATTGCCCGAGCGCCTCGCGGCGCATAGCCGATGA